One Urocitellus parryii isolate mUroPar1 chromosome 8, mUroPar1.hap1, whole genome shotgun sequence DNA window includes the following coding sequences:
- the LOC144256628 gene encoding cysteine-rich secretory protein 3-like, with protein MASYPVLLFLAAVLHPFFPAYGNENQDLNALSTTRKEVQSEIVNKHNELRKAVSPTASNMLKMKWSNEAAANAQKWANQCTYSHSAPDARKTNISCGENLFMSDYPPSWSEAIQVWYDEHHDFIYNVGAKTPSAVVGHYTQVVWYSSFHVGCGIALCTNQNLKYFLVCQYCPAGNYLSRINTPYDKGAPCGSCPGHCEDGLCTNGCDYEDGYSNCKDLKNALTCENPIVKNSCKATCNCENKIY; from the exons ATGGCATCATATCCAGTGCTGCTGTTCCTAGCTGCTGTGCTGCATCCATTCTTTCCTGCATATGGAAATGAG AATCAAGATTTGAATGCTCTGTCAACCACTCGAAAGGAAGTTCAAAGTGAGATTGTAAATAAGCACAATGAACTAAGAAAAGCAGTATCTCCCACTGCCAGCAACATGCTAAAGATG aaATGGAGCAATGAAGCTGCAGCCAATGCCCAAAAGTGGGCCAACCAGTGCACTTACAGTCACAGTGCCCCAGATGCCCGAAAAACCA ATATAAGCTGTGGTGAGAATCTCTTCATGTCAGACTACCCTCCTTCATGGTCAGAAGCAATCCAAGTCTGGTATGATGAGCACCATGATTTTATCTATAATGTAGGGGCAAAGACACCTTCTGCAGTAGTTGGACATTATACTCAG GTGGTTTGGTACTCATCTTTCCATGTTGGATGTGGAATTGCCCTCTGtactaatcaaaatttaaaatacttcctGGTTTGCCAGTATTGTCCCGC TGGCAATTATCTTAGTAGAATAAATACCCCTTATGACAAAGGAGCACCTTGTGGCAGTTGTCCTGGTCATTGTGAAGATGGACTATGCA ccaATGGTTGTGATTATGAAGATGGCTACTCTAACTGTAAAGATCTGAAAAATGCACTAACCTGTGAAAATCCAATAGTCAAGAATAGTTGCAAAGCCACCTGCAATTGTGAAAACAAAATCTACTAA